Genomic DNA from Comamonas resistens:
GGGAGCCAGCACCTTGGAGAACGAGCCCATATAGATCACGCCCTCGGGGTTGCGTGCAGCCAGGGGCAGTGGGGGCTCCTGCTCGTACCAGAGGTCGCCGTAGGGGTTGTCCTCGATCAGGGGGATATCCAGCTCCCTGGCCTTGTCGACCAGAGCCTGGCGGCGTGCATCGCTCATGGTGCGGCCGGTGGGGTTCTGGAAGTTGGGCAGCACATAGGCCAGACGGGCCTTGTCGGCGCCGGTGCCGACCTGGGCCGCGAAGGCGTCGATCAGCATGCCTTCGTCATCGCTGTCCACGCCTTCGGCCACGGGTTCCATGGGGGTGAAGGCCTGCAGTGCGCCCAGATAGGTGGGCTTTTCGACCAGGATGCGGCTGCCCTTGTCCAGGAAGATCTTGCCGATCAGGTCCAGCGCCTGCTGGCTGCCGGTGGTGATCAGAATCTGCTCGGGATCAACGCTCCAGGGCAGGAAGTCGGCAATCGCCTGACGCAGCGGGGCAAAGCCTTCGGTGGTGGAGTACTGCAGGGCGGCGGCGCCGTCGCGCTGCATCACGGCCTGACAGGCCTCGGTGAATGCATCCAGGGGGAAGGCCTTGGGGGAGGGCAGGCCGCCAGCCATGCTGATGATGCCGGGGCGGTCGGTCAGCTTGAGGATTTCGCGGATGGCGGAGGAATTCATCTTGGCAGCACGTTCTGCCAGCGTCCAGGTTGTCATAAAACAGTACTCGATCTCTACGTTGCCAGCCCCGGCGGGACTGGCCAATGTGCGGTCTCACGCCGTTGTCGGGCATGTGCTGGCAAAAGCGCGAGCTTTTTGACAGCGCGGGTAGCGCCGCCAGTGTGCACCAGCGGTGGGTTTATTGTGTCGCTGCCTGCTTGCCAATGTGGGCTGCTGGGCAATTGCGACGATTTGGTCTGCTGCCGGTGGGCGATGAACCGTGGCCCAAGTCCTCAGTAGAGGGCGGCCAAGCGAGGTTGATGGATTCAATATACGCTTGAGACCATTACAGTACCTATACAGACAGGCTCACAATTCTTGCTTCTGTATTGGTGTCCGCTTCAGTACAGTTTTCCGCCCATCACCATGTCCATCTCCCTGTCCCGCCAGGCGGCCCTGACCCTGACCCAGCAGCTGGCCGAGCGTCTGGCCGAACGCATACACATGCGGCTGCTGCCCGCGGGGGCGCGCCTGCCTTCGGTGCGCGAATGCGCGCGCCAGCAGGGTGTGAGTCCGTACACGGTGGTGGCCGCCTACGACCTGTTGCAGGCCCAGGGGCTGGTCGAGGCCAGGCCGCAACGTGGATTCTTTGTGCGGGACTATGCACAGAATCCGCTCCAAACCCAGGAGGGGAAGGCGCAAGCAGCTATCAATGGCAGAGCGGTTGACACTCCGGTCGGCATCGCACCGGGTACACGTATCAACGCCACCATGTTGATTCGCGGCATGTTTGTGGAGAGCGTGGCCGGCAAACCCCAGCCCGGTGCCGGTGTGCTGCCCGCCGAATGGCTGGATGCCGGCTTTCTGGTGGCGGCCATGCGCAAGGTCACCAGCGGGCAGGCGCTGCGCGAATCCTTGGTGCGCTATGGCGAGCCCATGGGTGACAGCAGTCTGCGCGAGGCGCTGGCCCGGCGTATGCAGCGCATAGGCATTGCGGCCGCCCCGGGCCAGATCATCACCACCATGGGGGCGACCCAGGCGCTGGACATTGTGAGCCGTGCCCTGCTGCAGCCCGGCGATCCGGTAATGGTGGAAGAGCCGGGCTGGGCCGTTGAATATGCGCGCCTGGCTGCCATGGGCATGCGCGTGCTGCCCGTGCCGCGCGGGCCCGAGGGGCCGGACATGGCGGTGATGCAGCGCTATTGCGAGACCATGGCCCCCAAGCTCTATGTGAGTGTCAGCGTGCTGCACAACCCCACGGGCTACAGCCTGAGCGCGGCCAGCGCCCACGAGGTGCTGCAGATGGCGCAGCGCCACGGCTTCTATGTGGTGGAAGACGATAGCTACTGCCATATCGCTGCCGATCATGCACCGCGCGTGACGATGCTGGACCGCTTGCAGCGCAGCATCTACATCAGCGGCTTTGCCAAGGTGCTGGTGCCCAATTGGCGCCTGGGCTATATGGCGGCGCCACCGGAGCTGGTCGAGAGGCTGCTGGACACCAAGCTGCTGTCCACCCTGTCCACGCCGACCCCCATGGAGCAGGCCCTGGCCCTGTGCATGGAACAGGGCCAGCTGCGCCGCCATGCCGAGCGGCTGCGTCAGCATCTGGCCCAGGCGCGCACGCGCAGCGTGGCGCTGGCCCAGGCAGCCGGCTGTCGTTTTGTGGCCGAGCCTGCGGGCATGTTCGGTTGGGTGGATACCGGTGTGGATACCGAGGTGCTGACCCAGTTGCTGCTGGACGAGGGCTATATGATCGCCCCGGGCGCCATGTTCCACGCCAGCCGGGGCTCCAGCACCTGCATGCGCATCAACTTTGCGACCACGCAGGACGCCACCTTCTGGCGTGTCTTCGAGCGTGTGGTGGCGGGAATGCGGGCCCAGGCCCAGAAGTCCTAGCGCAGATGGATGGGGCCCTGATGAATATGGCAGCTATTGCGTTGCAGCAGCTCGCCAAAGGCATCGGACATCAGATATTCGAATTCCACGGGGCGCTGCCTGCCAATGGCGTCTCCTTCCACCACGTCGCTGGCCGGGTGGCACATCAGCAGGCCGCCGGCCGCCATATGCGGCAGCCAGGCGGCCATCTGCCTGTCGTAGCTGGCCGTGTCGGGTGCATCAAAGCCATAGACGCCGCCAAAACCATGGTTCATGGGAATGTCTGCATGGCGCAGCCGCCGGGTGGTGGCCCAGCCGCCGAGCAAGGCAATGATGGCGGCCTTGGGGCTGCGCCACAGACCCGAGGCCGGTGCCGTGGAGCGCACCCAGGGCATCTCGTGCGTGGCATAGCGGGCCTGGAGCTCGGCCTGCATGGCTTCACGCAGGCCCGGCAACTGGTGCACATGCTGGTGGCCGTCGATAAAGTCCGGTGGCGTGCCCATGGCCTGCTCGAAGGCATCGAGCTGCTCGCGCCAGGCCGCGCGCATCTGCGCCTGCGGCAGTTGCCGGGCATAGGCTTGCCGGATCACGGTTCCCAGCGCCTGTGCGGCATGCTGCCCGTCATGGCCTTCGGTCAGATTGAAGTGCAGGCCGGCAGAGAGCCGGGGGCGCAGCTCCCGTAAGGCCGGTGCGGCTTGTGGCCAGAGGGGCGAAGTGGTCATGCAACTGGTGGCGGACAGACGACCGGCAAGAGCCAGCTGCCGCACAGCGTCGTCCACCAAGGGGTGCAGAGCGTAATCATCGGCGCACAGCAGGATGGGACGGGTGGTGCTCATGTGATTCATTCGGCCTTGTGCGCCTTGAAGGCCCAGAACTTGCTCATGACGAACGTGCCGACGGCCACCAGCACCAGCACGGCGGCCAGACTCCAGAAGTAATGCCAGTGCAGCCAGTTCAGGGCAATGTAGTAGAGCAGCTCATTGGCGACGAAGGACAGGCAGGCCACGGCGAAGAATCTGGCCACCACCGGCCAGCCTCTGGCTCTGGTCGCTGAAAATGTGAACAGGGCATGGCCGTTGTAGCTGACGACAAAAGCCACCAGAAACGCCAGTACATTGGCCGCCAGAGGCGGCATGCCCAGCAGAGCAACCAGCAGGCCGACCACCGCCAGATGTGTGGCAGCGGCCGTGCCTCCGACCAGCACGAATTGGAGCAGCTGCGGCAGGCGGCGCAGTCTTTGCAGCAGTTGCGCGATCACGATGGCTCGCGCTCATGTTCACGCAGAGGGCTGCGGTCTTCGTCATGTGCCACCAGGTAGATGGGGCGGCGCTTGACCTCTTCGTAGATACGGCCGATGTACTCGCCCAGAATGCCTATGGACAGCAGCTGCACGCCCGAAAACAGCATGATGCTGGCAGCCAGCGTGGGCCAGCCGCGCAGCGGGTTGCCAAAGAACAGGGCCTCTATGGCAATCCACAGGCCATAGGCCAGTGCCAGCAGGGAAATGCCGGCACCCACCATGCTCCAGATGCGCAGGGGCAGGGTGGTGAAGGAGGTCAGCCCCAGCAGCGCCAGCGAGCCCAGACGGCGCAGATTGAAGCTGGAGCTGCCTGCGGCGCGATCCTTGGGCACGAAGGGTAGAGCTACGGTCTTGAAACCGACCCAGGCGTACAGGCCCTTCATGAAACGGTTGTTTTCGGGCAAGGCCTTGAGGGCATCGACAACCTTGCGGTCCATCCAGCGGAAGTCGCCTGCGTTGGGCGGCATCTTGACCGAGCTGCCAGAGTTCATCACACGGTAGAACAGTTGGGTACCCATGCGCTTGGCGCCGCTTTCTGCCGCGCGGTCGGCAATCACGCCATAGACCATCTCGTAACCCGATTGCCACAGCTCGTGCATTTCGGCCAGCATCTCCAGTGGATGCTGGAAATCGGCGTCTATCAGCAGCACGGCATTGCCACGGGCATGGTCTATGCCGGCAGACAGGGCGGCTTCCTTGCCGAAGTTGCGCGACAAGGCCAGATAGCGCAGCGGCAGCTCCTGCGCAAGGCGCAAGCTCAGCTCATGTGTGGCGTCGCGGCTGCCGTCGTTGACCACCACGATCTCGAAATCGGGCGTCAGAGCCCGGACCGTCTGGGCCAGCGCGCGCAGAAAGCCTTCAATATTCGCTTGTTCGTTATAGGCCGGCACCACGCAGCTCAGCCTCAGCGGCTGACGCGGCAACTGGGCTGGCGGGGCTGCGGGAGCATATTCGGCGTGAAGATCGGTCATGGAGCAGGATTTTCGCGCAAGTCGGCGACTGCTTGCTGGGCTGGCAAGGTTTGCACTGTGCCCGAAGGAGGCCGTCGCTATACTCACGCCCCTAGGCAATGCTGCCCCGGCTCTTTTCTTTCCTGTGATCGTCTGATGACCGCTGTCCCACGCGAATCTCTTGTTCTAACCGGCCGTACCGTTGCCGCCTTGCTGGCGGTGTACGGTGTGATCTGGCTGGCCATTAACTGGCTGACGGCCCTGGCCGCACCCGGTGACAACGTGGAGCAACTGATCTGGATTCGCTCCCTGGAGCTCGGCTATTTCAAGCATCCGCCCATGCCGACCTGGATCATGGCCGCCTCCGCGGCCGTCTTTGGGCCGTCCGTAGGCCTGACCTATGTGCTGGGCGGCGTGCTCACACTGGGCTCGTTGGCGATTTTCTGGAAGCTGCTCTGCGATATGCGCGGCCGGGCCTATGCGACCGTGGGTCTGCTGGCGGCGCTGAGCATCACCTTCTATTGCGGCAGGCTTTACTACTACAACCACAACGTCGTGATGATGTTGTGGATCTCGCTGGCCGTGGCGCTGACCTGGCATGTCACGCAGAAACCGTCGCTGGCTGGCTGGGCCTTGTTGGGCCTGGTCTCGGGCCTGGGCATGCTCAGCAAATATCAGTATGTGCTGGCACTGGGCGTGATCGGCCTGTGGTGGTTGCGCATAGGCGCCTGGAAGAACCCGGTGCATGTCAAAGGAGCCGCACTGGCTGCCGTGATCGGCCTGCTGGTGCTGTCTCCCCATCTGTACTGGCTGAGCACCCATGACTGGATGCCCATGCATTACGCCGAGCGCACTTCCCTGGGTCTGCATCTGGATACGGCCGCCCGCATCAACATGTCCTGGAAGTTTGCGGTGGACTGGATCTTCAACCGCTGCATGCCTGCCTGGATCGTGCTGGGAGTGGCTCTCTGGTGGGGGCGCAAGAGTGCCGCTCAGGCAGAGCTTGGGCAAGCGCCTGCCTCTGAAGACAGGCAGCTGCGCGAATTCTGGCTGCTCTGGGGCTGGGTGCCGCTGCTGGCCATTCTGGCCCTGTGCCTGTTCACAGGTTCCTATCTGCATCTGCAATGGGGCACGGCCTTTATGTTCCTCTGCGTGCCTGCTGTCATGGAATTGGTGCGTTCGCCCCAGAGCTGGGGAGGAACGGGGCGTTTGCGTGCCGCCTGGGTGACATTTGCGGTCTTGCAGGCGCTGCTGTTGCTGCAGTTCTGGCTGGCGTCGCCCTTGGGGCTTTCGGGCTACAAGAGCACCCATCAGAACCATATCCCCGTGGACAAGATTGTGGAGGGCCTGGTTCCCGGGGCGCATCAGGCGCTGGGCGGTCCTGTGGACATCATCATCGGCCCGCAGGCGCTGGCCGGGCGTATTGCGATGGAGCTGCCTGAGCGTCCGCGCGTCTATGTGGAGCGCAATCTGCAGTACAGCCCCTGGATTCACGAGGAAGAGCTGCCCACGGCCCGGATCATCGAAGTATTTGTGGCGCCTGACCCGCTGCCCGAAGGCGCCATGCGTGCATACGGCGTGTGGGCCTGGCGGCCTGTAAAGATCGGTGTGGGTGAGCACTGAAACAAAAAGGCGGACCTGAGGTCCGCCTTTTTGTTGAAGAGCCTGGGCTTAGCTGGCCGCGTGATAGATCCGCGCGCGGCCTGTCTGCGATGCGCCGCGCAAGCTGCTTTCATAGGTGCTGTCATCGGCCGAGGGCACCAGGGCCTGGGCGCGGCGCTGGTTGAGTACGTTCAGGCGGGCCAGCTGGTCGCGCATCAGCGTGATTTCAGCATTCAGATGCTGGGCGCGATCGAGCAGGGCGGGCGTCCAGTCTTCAGGCGCAAAGCGTTTGACAAGCTGGGAGACGGCCACCATGGCGTCGCGCAGCCGGGTGCTGGATTGCTCCAGCGCGGAGGCGTCCGAAGATTGCAGCGATGTCGAGACGGTCTGAACCACCGCATCCAGCGAATCGAGCATTTCCTGCAAGGTCATCGGGTCAGTCTCTGTTCAAGGGCTCAGGCAGGGGGCGCTTCAGCCGCGAGCGTGAACCAGGAATTCTTCGGTATTGGCCAGCAGCTTGTCGGCCACGGCTTCGGC
This window encodes:
- a CDS encoding glycosyltransferase family 39 protein, which codes for MTAVPRESLVLTGRTVAALLAVYGVIWLAINWLTALAAPGDNVEQLIWIRSLELGYFKHPPMPTWIMAASAAVFGPSVGLTYVLGGVLTLGSLAIFWKLLCDMRGRAYATVGLLAALSITFYCGRLYYYNHNVVMMLWISLAVALTWHVTQKPSLAGWALLGLVSGLGMLSKYQYVLALGVIGLWWLRIGAWKNPVHVKGAALAAVIGLLVLSPHLYWLSTHDWMPMHYAERTSLGLHLDTAARINMSWKFAVDWIFNRCMPAWIVLGVALWWGRKSAAQAELGQAPASEDRQLREFWLLWGWVPLLAILALCLFTGSYLHLQWGTAFMFLCVPAVMELVRSPQSWGGTGRLRAAWVTFAVLQALLLLQFWLASPLGLSGYKSTHQNHIPVDKIVEGLVPGAHQALGGPVDIIIGPQALAGRIAMELPERPRVYVERNLQYSPWIHEEELPTARIIEVFVAPDPLPEGAMRAYGVWAWRPVKIGVGEH
- a CDS encoding aminotransferase-like domain-containing protein → MTTWTLAERAAKMNSSAIREILKLTDRPGIISMAGGLPSPKAFPLDAFTEACQAVMQRDGAAALQYSTTEGFAPLRQAIADFLPWSVDPEQILITTGSQQALDLIGKIFLDKGSRILVEKPTYLGALQAFTPMEPVAEGVDSDDEGMLIDAFAAQVGTGADKARLAYVLPNFQNPTGRTMSDARRQALVDKARELDIPLIEDNPYGDLWYEQEPPLPLAARNPEGVIYMGSFSKVLAPGLRIGFIVAPKSVYGKLTQAKQAADLHTPSFNQRVVAEVIKDGFLDRHVPTIRAMYKAQRDVMLMALEREMAGLDVKWTRPVGGMFLWVKLPAGMDAQALLAKAVERNMAFVPGAPFYAGDAQNNTLRLSYVTVSAEQINTGIKSLADAIKASL
- a CDS encoding glycosyltransferase family 2 protein, with the protein product MTDLHAEYAPAAPPAQLPRQPLRLSCVVPAYNEQANIEGFLRALAQTVRALTPDFEIVVVNDGSRDATHELSLRLAQELPLRYLALSRNFGKEAALSAGIDHARGNAVLLIDADFQHPLEMLAEMHELWQSGYEMVYGVIADRAAESGAKRMGTQLFYRVMNSGSSVKMPPNAGDFRWMDRKVVDALKALPENNRFMKGLYAWVGFKTVALPFVPKDRAAGSSSFNLRRLGSLALLGLTSFTTLPLRIWSMVGAGISLLALAYGLWIAIEALFFGNPLRGWPTLAASIMLFSGVQLLSIGILGEYIGRIYEEVKRRPIYLVAHDEDRSPLREHEREPS
- a CDS encoding ChbG/HpnK family deacetylase, whose amino-acid sequence is MNHMSTTRPILLCADDYALHPLVDDAVRQLALAGRLSATSCMTTSPLWPQAAPALRELRPRLSAGLHFNLTEGHDGQHAAQALGTVIRQAYARQLPQAQMRAAWREQLDAFEQAMGTPPDFIDGHQHVHQLPGLREAMQAELQARYATHEMPWVRSTAPASGLWRSPKAAIIALLGGWATTRRLRHADIPMNHGFGGVYGFDAPDTASYDRQMAAWLPHMAAGGLLMCHPASDVVEGDAIGRQRPVEFEYLMSDAFGELLQRNSCHIHQGPIHLR
- a CDS encoding GtrA family protein is translated as MIAQLLQRLRRLPQLLQFVLVGGTAAATHLAVVGLLVALLGMPPLAANVLAFLVAFVVSYNGHALFTFSATRARGWPVVARFFAVACLSFVANELLYYIALNWLHWHYFWSLAAVLVLVAVGTFVMSKFWAFKAHKAE
- a CDS encoding aminotransferase-like domain-containing protein; this encodes MSISLSRQAALTLTQQLAERLAERIHMRLLPAGARLPSVRECARQQGVSPYTVVAAYDLLQAQGLVEARPQRGFFVRDYAQNPLQTQEGKAQAAINGRAVDTPVGIAPGTRINATMLIRGMFVESVAGKPQPGAGVLPAEWLDAGFLVAAMRKVTSGQALRESLVRYGEPMGDSSLREALARRMQRIGIAAAPGQIITTMGATQALDIVSRALLQPGDPVMVEEPGWAVEYARLAAMGMRVLPVPRGPEGPDMAVMQRYCETMAPKLYVSVSVLHNPTGYSLSAASAHEVLQMAQRHGFYVVEDDSYCHIAADHAPRVTMLDRLQRSIYISGFAKVLVPNWRLGYMAAPPELVERLLDTKLLSTLSTPTPMEQALALCMEQGQLRRHAERLRQHLAQARTRSVALAQAAGCRFVAEPAGMFGWVDTGVDTEVLTQLLLDEGYMIAPGAMFHASRGSSTCMRINFATTQDATFWRVFERVVAGMRAQAQKS